In Kushneria marisflavi, the following are encoded in one genomic region:
- a CDS encoding cytochrome c oxidase subunit 3 — protein sequence MSSRNVINLERTDRHIESRTRHPGLNLGAAHAEEEDTREEMVFGFWVFMMSDLIIFGLLFATYVTMLGGTAGGPGPKELFEMKSVFIETMLLLTSSFTFGMASLALKYREDKSRLVFWLVVTLLLGVGFLFFELKDFHTMFDKGGVPSRSGYLSAFFSLVPLHGLHVTGACIWLLALLGQMAVHGLDAPVKTGILRLAILWHFLDIVWIGIFSLVYLGGLS from the coding sequence ATGAGCTCCCGGAACGTTATTAATCTCGAACGAACCGACCGTCATATCGAGTCCCGCACGCGCCATCCGGGCCTTAACCTGGGGGCGGCTCATGCTGAGGAGGAGGACACACGCGAAGAGATGGTGTTCGGCTTCTGGGTGTTCATGATGAGCGACCTGATTATCTTCGGTCTGCTTTTTGCCACCTACGTCACCATGCTGGGAGGCACAGCCGGCGGCCCGGGGCCAAAGGAGCTTTTCGAGATGAAAAGCGTCTTTATTGAGACCATGCTTCTGCTGACCAGCAGCTTCACCTTCGGCATGGCCTCGTTGGCACTCAAATACCGTGAAGACAAGTCCCGACTGGTGTTTTGGCTGGTCGTTACCCTGCTGCTGGGGGTGGGCTTTCTGTTTTTTGAGCTCAAGGACTTCCACACCATGTTCGACAAGGGTGGCGTGCCCAGTCGCAGCGGCTATCTGTCGGCGTTTTTCTCGCTGGTGCCGCTGCATGGTCTACACGTTACCGGGGCCTGTATATGGCTTCTGGCACTGCTGGGTCAGATGGCGGTACACGGTCTGGATGCGCCGGTGAAAACCGGCATTCTGCGTCTGGCGATCCTCTGGCATTTCTTGGACATCGTCTGGATCGGCATCTTTTCACTGGTCTATCTGGGAGGGCTGTCATGA
- the cyoD gene encoding cytochrome o ubiquinol oxidase subunit IV, translating to MSTRQLKEHEARECRTEQRSYVWGFALALVLTLIPFALVAFTGVERMTLWITIGVCALIQVVVHLRFFMHITFAKNKREDLLLILFTVLILVILCGGTLWILFDLYQRMMPGMML from the coding sequence ATGAGTACACGCCAGCTCAAAGAGCATGAGGCCCGCGAGTGCAGGACCGAGCAGCGCAGCTATGTATGGGGGTTTGCGCTGGCACTGGTGTTGACGCTGATTCCCTTTGCTCTGGTGGCCTTTACCGGGGTCGAGCGCATGACGCTCTGGATCACGATCGGCGTCTGCGCGTTGATCCAGGTGGTCGTGCATCTGCGTTTTTTCATGCACATTACGTTTGCCAAAAACAAGCGCGAGGATCTGCTGCTGATTCTCTTTACCGTGCTGATTCTGGTAATTCTGTGCGGCGGGACGCTATGGATTCTATTTGATCTCTACCAGCGCATGATGCCCGGCATGATGCTCTGA
- a CDS encoding putative RNA methyltransferase — protein MTIAPLTSLTCPLDGAPLSRTESGWCCPQGHTFDVSRQGHVNLLPVQKKRSRDPGDSKAMIAARRRFLEADHYQGIAEAVSRRVLAHGAAHEALAVLDAGCGEGYYLRALAQAASVRRLSVLGLDISKWAVQAAAGRDRRMQWVVGSNAALPVPDQSLDVVLCMFGFPTPAEFARVLKPGGLLLEVEAGPDHLIELREIIYPTLKAPREPRQAPEPGFKSDMVETVRYARTLSSREQILDLLVMTPHLYRATAEGRAKAEALAHLDVTVEARLTGSLRL, from the coding sequence ATGACCATTGCACCGTTGACGTCACTGACCTGTCCGCTGGACGGGGCGCCGCTGTCGCGTACTGAGTCAGGCTGGTGCTGCCCGCAGGGTCATACGTTTGATGTGTCACGCCAGGGCCACGTCAATCTGCTGCCGGTGCAGAAAAAGCGCTCCCGCGATCCGGGCGACAGCAAGGCCATGATCGCCGCGCGTCGGCGCTTTCTGGAAGCCGATCACTATCAGGGCATTGCCGAGGCCGTCAGTCGCCGGGTCCTCGCCCATGGCGCGGCCCACGAGGCGCTTGCCGTACTGGATGCCGGCTGCGGCGAAGGGTACTACCTGCGCGCCCTGGCCCAGGCCGCTTCGGTTCGCAGACTCTCCGTACTGGGTCTGGATATCTCCAAATGGGCGGTGCAGGCCGCAGCCGGGCGTGACCGGCGCATGCAGTGGGTGGTGGGCAGCAATGCCGCGCTGCCGGTGCCGGATCAAAGCCTGGATGTGGTGCTGTGCATGTTCGGATTCCCGACGCCTGCCGAGTTTGCCCGCGTGCTCAAACCCGGCGGATTGCTGCTGGAGGTCGAGGCCGGCCCTGACCATCTGATTGAACTGCGCGAGATCATCTATCCAACGCTCAAGGCCCCGCGCGAGCCGCGTCAGGCACCCGAGCCCGGTTTTAAATCCGATATGGTCGAGACGGTGCGCTATGCCCGCACGTTAAGCAGTCGTGAGCAGATTCTTGATTTGCTGGTGATGACGCCGCATCTCTATCGCGCGACTGCCGAGGGGCGGGCGAAGGCCGAGGCGCTTGCCCATCTGGATGTCACGGTCGAGGCGCGGCTTACAGGCAGCCTGCGCCTGTAG
- the solA gene encoding N-methyl-L-tryptophan oxidase, translating to MTALSTDYPGTDYLIIGAGSMGMATADWLARHSDASVQLLDAFSPPHEHGAHHGETRLLRQAYGEGSSYVPLARRALELWKQLEEESGETLFLPTGVINVGPPGTPFIQQVEASARQHGLALDSLSGDQVSRRWPGWALDQSMHGCFEPEAGVLFVERIIACWRERVARSPRMSLATGAQVIRLEAGEQGGWVAVCADGRRFGAERVLLSSGQHIAPLMAELDVELPLNRVRKTFAWYRCDARFEAEQFPGFSLTTPSGAVYYGFPDIEGAGFKMGRHDSGQLLEPDEAMVAFGEHEDDVSEFQQVVDRYFPGIQTLRHGAVCQYIRTPDEHFLIDEPLPGLIVAGGFSGHGFKFASALGEALGLWLDQQRRLPELALFGLARFSSSQDSAS from the coding sequence ATGACGGCCCTGAGTACTGACTATCCGGGCACCGACTATCTGATCATCGGCGCTGGCAGCATGGGGATGGCAACCGCCGATTGGCTGGCCCGACACAGTGATGCCAGCGTGCAGCTGCTCGATGCCTTTAGTCCGCCCCATGAGCACGGCGCGCATCACGGCGAAACGCGTCTGCTGCGCCAGGCCTACGGCGAGGGCAGCAGCTATGTGCCGCTGGCTCGCCGCGCGCTCGAGCTTTGGAAACAGCTGGAAGAAGAAAGCGGCGAGACGCTTTTTCTGCCGACCGGCGTGATCAATGTGGGTCCGCCCGGAACGCCCTTTATCCAGCAGGTTGAGGCCAGTGCCCGACAGCATGGTCTGGCGCTCGATAGTCTCTCCGGAGATCAGGTGTCACGGCGCTGGCCCGGCTGGGCACTGGATCAGTCCATGCACGGCTGTTTCGAGCCTGAGGCTGGCGTGCTGTTTGTGGAACGCATCATCGCTTGCTGGCGTGAGCGCGTGGCACGCAGCCCGAGGATGTCGCTGGCCACCGGCGCACAGGTCATTCGGCTTGAGGCGGGCGAGCAGGGCGGCTGGGTGGCGGTCTGTGCCGATGGCCGTCGATTTGGCGCCGAACGAGTGCTGCTTTCCAGCGGTCAGCACATCGCGCCGTTGATGGCGGAGCTGGACGTCGAGCTACCCTTGAACCGGGTACGCAAGACCTTTGCCTGGTATAGGTGTGATGCGCGTTTTGAGGCGGAGCAGTTTCCGGGCTTTAGTCTGACGACGCCCTCGGGGGCCGTCTATTACGGCTTCCCTGATATCGAGGGTGCCGGTTTCAAGATGGGCCGCCACGACAGCGGCCAGCTGCTTGAGCCCGATGAGGCAATGGTGGCCTTCGGCGAGCATGAGGATGATGTCAGCGAATTCCAGCAGGTAGTGGATCGCTACTTTCCCGGCATCCAGACGCTGCGTCATGGTGCGGTGTGCCAGTACATTCGCACGCCCGATGAACATTTTCTGATCGATGAGCCCCTGCCCGGACTGATTGTGGCCGGCGGCTTCTCCGGTCACGGCTTCAAGTTTGCCAGCGCCCTGGGCGAGGCACTTGGACTCTGGCTGGATCAGCAGCGTCGTCTGCCGGAACTGGCACTGTTCGGTCTGGCGCGGTTTTCATCATCACAGGACAGTGCGTCATGA
- a CDS encoding dicarboxylate/amino acid:cation symporter: MKTLFRAYLKASLILRVTLALVLGVVAGLFGGEYVTWLSPLGDLLLRLLQFLIVPIVLFTLMVGINQADVGSMGRIGRKVLLYYVVTTALAIVVGLAVATLFNPGQGLTLDTSATVSVPENPGLVQVLLNIVPSNIVSAFAEPNLMGIIFTAVVFGLALLFMRSSDAQREMGDQLYRLLEALNAVTMKVMAGVLHVVPIGVFAIVANTVSQQGLETILSLGDMVMVLYIALGVHLLVYCVLMKLFGVKLWDFFREARTPMATAFATQSSSGVLPLSLNAASRMGLPQSLYGFSLPLGATINMDGAAIRIAISAVFAANVMGTPLDIATMAQIVLIGTLISIGTAGVPGAGIVMIATVFSQVGLPIETVALLTSIDALVGMGCTALNVTGDLAGTALIARSERKGRSRSGQPASAPVESTRKEPRL; encoded by the coding sequence ATGAAAACCCTGTTTCGCGCCTATCTCAAGGCCTCCCTGATCCTGCGCGTGACGCTGGCGCTGGTGCTGGGCGTGGTCGCCGGCCTGTTCGGCGGTGAGTACGTCACCTGGCTTTCGCCACTTGGCGATCTGCTGCTGCGCCTTTTGCAGTTTCTGATCGTGCCCATCGTGCTGTTTACGCTGATGGTCGGCATCAACCAGGCCGACGTGGGCAGCATGGGTCGCATCGGGCGCAAGGTGCTGCTCTATTACGTGGTGACCACAGCGCTGGCCATCGTGGTGGGGCTTGCAGTCGCCACACTGTTCAACCCGGGTCAGGGCCTGACGCTGGACACCAGTGCCACCGTCAGCGTGCCGGAAAATCCGGGGCTGGTGCAGGTGCTGTTGAACATCGTGCCCAGCAACATCGTCTCGGCCTTTGCCGAGCCCAATCTGATGGGCATCATTTTCACCGCCGTGGTGTTTGGTCTGGCGCTCTTGTTCATGCGATCCAGTGATGCCCAGCGCGAGATGGGTGATCAGCTCTACCGCCTGCTGGAGGCGCTTAACGCCGTGACCATGAAGGTGATGGCCGGCGTGTTGCACGTGGTGCCGATCGGCGTGTTCGCGATCGTGGCCAACACGGTCAGCCAGCAGGGGCTTGAAACCATCCTGTCGCTGGGCGACATGGTGATGGTGCTCTACATCGCGCTGGGTGTGCATCTGCTGGTCTACTGCGTGTTGATGAAGCTTTTTGGCGTGAAGCTTTGGGATTTCTTTCGCGAGGCACGCACGCCCATGGCGACGGCCTTTGCCACCCAGAGCAGCTCCGGCGTTCTGCCGCTGAGCCTTAACGCCGCCAGTCGCATGGGGCTGCCGCAGTCGCTGTATGGTTTCAGCCTGCCGCTGGGCGCGACCATCAACATGGACGGCGCGGCGATTCGGATCGCCATTTCGGCGGTGTTTGCCGCCAATGTGATGGGCACGCCGCTGGATATCGCCACCATGGCGCAGATCGTGTTGATCGGGACGCTGATCTCCATTGGTACGGCCGGGGTGCCGGGCGCGGGCATCGTCATGATCGCCACCGTCTTCTCTCAGGTTGGTCTGCCAATCGAGACCGTGGCGCTTTTGACCTCGATCGACGCGCTGGTAGGCATGGGCTGTACCGCCCTCAACGTCACCGGTGACCTGGCCGGTACAGCACTGATTGCCCGCAGCGAGCGCAAGGGCCGTAGTCGTTCCGGCCAGCCGGCAAGTGCCCCTGTTGAATCCACCAGAAAGGAGCCGCGGCTATGA
- a CDS encoding alpha/beta hydrolase family protein: MQPVIIRRPLPGWGTTYGPSGDGPFPAVMVLHGSEGAWAGWSHRHAVMLAAHGFLAFPLGFSVGGNAWNAGQIIEVPLERTVAALQALRGFAFTGQGVGLYGASRGAEHALLVASLMARDSIEGLPDSLAAHAPPDVVCGGFDARTFRDSGDPGWQAWDGAQRAWSWQGSSEGLLPTTPIEIERYDGPLFLSHGTADIMWSVAMTRRLEARLKRHGRTPEVVYMQGEGHIPGDEAENDWYARLMTFFARTLMA, encoded by the coding sequence ATGCAGCCTGTCATAATCCGCCGACCGCTGCCGGGCTGGGGCACCACCTACGGACCGTCCGGCGACGGGCCTTTTCCTGCGGTAATGGTGCTGCATGGTTCGGAAGGGGCGTGGGCAGGCTGGAGTCATCGCCATGCGGTGATGCTGGCCGCCCATGGTTTTCTGGCCTTTCCGCTAGGGTTCTCTGTCGGGGGCAATGCCTGGAACGCCGGCCAGATCATTGAAGTGCCGCTTGAGCGAACGGTGGCGGCCCTGCAGGCGCTGCGCGGCTTTGCCTTCACGGGTCAAGGGGTAGGGCTTTATGGGGCCTCGAGAGGCGCCGAGCATGCACTGCTGGTGGCATCATTAATGGCCAGAGACAGTATTGAGGGCCTCCCCGATAGCCTGGCAGCGCATGCACCCCCGGATGTGGTTTGCGGTGGGTTCGATGCCCGCACTTTTCGCGACAGCGGCGATCCGGGCTGGCAGGCCTGGGATGGCGCGCAGCGCGCCTGGTCATGGCAGGGCAGCAGTGAGGGCCTTTTGCCCACCACGCCGATCGAGATCGAACGCTACGACGGGCCGCTTTTTTTAAGCCATGGCACGGCAGATATCATGTGGTCGGTCGCCATGACTCGCCGGCTGGAGGCGCGTCTCAAGCGGCATGGGCGCACGCCCGAGGTGGTCTACATGCAGGGAGAGGGGCATATCCCCGGTGATGAGGCCGAAAATGACTGGTATGCCCGTTTGATGACCTTTTTTGCCCGCACGTTAATGGCATAA
- the hemG gene encoding protoporphyrinogen oxidase, with product MVEGSPNGDMLDVIVVGGGATGLACARVLARGGKRVVLLEQASRVGGNISSRRDGDWQTEIGPNTLIMKPPLYRLLEEMNLLDEVQSANPTAQKRFVAMDGTPVALPTHLLRALNNPLIGREGWSQIVREPFVKKSQAEEESLAGFVERRLGRRVLERMVDPFVSGVYAGDPQRLSAQAAMPRLVAIEQEYGSLIRGGLTRLWQSRRATPEMPAEWRGKLMSFPSGLERLAERLAEEIESCGGEIACQCEISTLKKLDNGWEVTDAKGHIRRARELVLAVSAPVAAGLLGSLDEALTAPLEEIAYPPVNAVALGFRREDVTHALDGFGVLIPSVEKRRTLGALFSSTIFEGRAPAGHCLINAFIGGRRQPEAAEGSDAEQIRQVLYDLRDLLGIRGDPVWQQVNRWPRAIPQYELGHLKRIARLDRALEHHSGLSLVGNWRDGIAVGDCLENGRLLGERLAGRL from the coding sequence ATGGTAGAAGGCAGTCCGAATGGCGACATGCTTGATGTGATCGTGGTGGGCGGCGGTGCAACAGGCCTGGCCTGCGCGCGAGTGCTGGCCAGAGGCGGTAAACGGGTTGTGCTGCTGGAGCAGGCGTCACGTGTGGGCGGCAACATCAGCAGCCGGCGCGACGGTGACTGGCAGACCGAAATCGGTCCCAACACGTTGATCATGAAGCCACCGCTCTATCGCCTGCTTGAGGAAATGAATCTGCTGGACGAGGTTCAGTCAGCCAACCCGACCGCCCAAAAGCGGTTTGTGGCCATGGATGGTACGCCGGTCGCGCTACCGACCCATCTGCTGCGGGCGCTGAATAATCCACTGATCGGGCGAGAGGGCTGGTCGCAGATCGTGCGCGAACCCTTCGTCAAAAAAAGTCAGGCCGAGGAGGAGAGTCTGGCCGGCTTTGTCGAGCGCCGCTTGGGAAGGCGGGTGCTGGAGCGCATGGTCGACCCCTTTGTGTCGGGCGTCTATGCCGGTGATCCGCAAAGACTCTCGGCACAGGCCGCGATGCCACGGCTGGTCGCGATCGAGCAGGAATATGGCTCGCTGATTCGCGGTGGCCTGACAAGGCTCTGGCAATCGCGTCGGGCAACGCCTGAAATGCCGGCCGAGTGGCGAGGCAAGCTGATGAGCTTTCCTTCGGGCCTTGAGCGTCTGGCCGAGCGTCTGGCTGAAGAGATTGAGTCCTGCGGCGGCGAGATCGCCTGCCAGTGCGAAATAAGCACCCTCAAAAAACTGGACAACGGCTGGGAAGTGACCGACGCCAAGGGCCACATTCGGCGTGCCCGCGAGCTGGTGCTGGCGGTATCGGCGCCCGTGGCGGCAGGGCTTCTGGGCTCGCTGGATGAAGCGCTGACGGCGCCGCTTGAGGAGATCGCCTATCCGCCGGTCAACGCCGTCGCGCTGGGCTTTCGGCGTGAGGACGTTACGCATGCCCTCGATGGCTTTGGCGTACTGATCCCTAGCGTTGAAAAACGCCGCACGCTGGGCGCGCTTTTCTCCTCGACCATCTTTGAAGGCCGCGCGCCCGCCGGACACTGTCTGATCAACGCCTTCATCGGCGGTCGGCGTCAGCCTGAAGCCGCTGAAGGCAGCGACGCCGAGCAGATCCGGCAGGTGCTTTACGATCTGCGCGATCTGCTAGGCATTCGCGGTGACCCGGTGTGGCAGCAGGTCAACCGCTGGCCGCGCGCCATTCCGCAGTACGAGCTGGGACATCTGAAGCGCATTGCAAGACTGGACCGTGCGCTTGAACATCACAGCGGGCTCTCGCTGGTCGGTAACTGGCGCGACGGTATCGCGGTGGGGGACTGTCTGGAAAACGGCCGGCTGCTTGGTGAGCGGCTAGCAGGACGTCTCTAG
- a CDS encoding MFS transporter, whose translation MTQSGRSLFFIALGLFGLYAVEFGVVGVLPTITERYGVSVAHAGWLVGFFALIVAVVGPLMVLWLSRFDRRKVLVAALLGFSLCSLLSAWASSFNMLMALRVPSALLHPVFFSAAFAAAVALYPPEQATQATARALVGTSMGLVIGVPLTTWIEATISYEASFYFCALVNLIAAIGLWLMLPAQSSEGSAQQGSVSSVLRKPAIWYSIGATVAIFGAMFSVYSYAAEYLGRITGFSSQTISLLLFVFGIGGVAGNLLAGRLLGRWQAMTVLGYPLTLAMAYLLLLMLGSSDMATMLPICLLWGAAHTSGLVVCQIWLGSAATEAPEFATSLFVSSANFGTVCASSVSGWFIATWGMPGTLVSGWSFAAVGVAFILLRIVTGHVCDRQRMQACS comes from the coding sequence GTGACTCAATCGGGACGTTCCCTCTTTTTTATCGCCCTGGGTCTATTTGGCCTCTATGCCGTTGAGTTTGGTGTGGTGGGTGTTTTGCCGACCATTACCGAGCGCTACGGGGTGTCGGTCGCACATGCCGGCTGGCTGGTAGGGTTTTTCGCCTTGATCGTGGCGGTGGTCGGGCCCCTTATGGTGCTGTGGCTGAGCCGCTTTGATCGCCGCAAGGTGCTGGTGGCTGCGCTTTTGGGGTTTAGCCTGTGCAGTCTGCTTTCTGCCTGGGCCTCCAGCTTCAACATGTTGATGGCACTGAGGGTGCCGTCGGCCCTGCTGCATCCAGTATTTTTTTCGGCCGCATTTGCCGCAGCGGTAGCGCTTTATCCACCCGAACAGGCGACGCAGGCCACGGCCAGAGCGCTGGTGGGCACCAGTATGGGACTGGTCATTGGTGTGCCCCTGACCACATGGATTGAAGCGACCATTTCTTATGAAGCGTCATTTTATTTCTGCGCGCTGGTCAATCTGATCGCGGCCATCGGCCTCTGGCTCATGCTGCCGGCCCAGTCCAGCGAGGGGTCTGCACAGCAGGGCAGTGTGTCGAGCGTGCTGCGCAAGCCGGCCATCTGGTATTCGATTGGCGCGACGGTGGCCATCTTCGGCGCGATGTTTTCCGTTTATAGCTACGCCGCCGAATACCTCGGGCGTATCACCGGCTTCTCGAGTCAGACCATTAGCCTTTTGCTGTTCGTCTTCGGTATCGGTGGCGTGGCCGGCAATCTGCTCGCGGGTCGCCTGCTGGGGCGATGGCAGGCAATGACGGTGCTCGGATATCCGCTGACTCTGGCAATGGCGTATCTGTTGCTGCTGATGCTGGGGTCCTCCGACATGGCGACAATGCTGCCCATCTGTTTGTTATGGGGGGCTGCTCATACCAGCGGGCTTGTCGTCTGTCAGATATGGCTGGGCTCGGCGGCAACGGAGGCACCGGAGTTTGCCACCAGCCTTTTTGTCTCCTCGGCCAACTTTGGGACAGTGTGCGCCTCCTCTGTCAGTGGCTGGTTCATTGCCACCTGGGGCATGCCGGGCACGCTGGTCAGTGGCTGGAGCTTTGCGGCGGTGGGCGTGGCTTTCATACTGCTGCGTATCGTGACAGGCCATGTCTGCGATAGACAGCGCATGCAGGCATGCTCGTGA
- a CDS encoding LysR family transcriptional regulator, whose product MNIFLHVAESLSFTQAARQLGVSASAVGKSISRLEAQLGVQLLYRSTRSMTLTEEGRYFLTRSRHILDDVASLQHELTAHQHRPEGHLRLSLPNARALMLPILSDFTRLYPEITLDLDFNDRVVDLIDEKFDAVVRAACPADSRLASRRLGAFHLSLAGAPDYFHRHGYPANIESLPRHRCLHYRYASTGRLEPWPLGEALPMSQLPVTMVCNSLDANLQFALDGHGIACLPDFAIHDALAAGKLERVLPDQTGRSGTFHMLWPSNRYLTSRLRVLIDHFSARLSAPSLSQ is encoded by the coding sequence ATGAACATTTTTCTTCACGTTGCAGAGTCACTGAGCTTTACCCAGGCGGCCCGTCAACTGGGAGTTTCCGCCTCTGCGGTAGGCAAGAGTATTTCAAGGCTGGAAGCTCAACTGGGGGTGCAACTGCTGTATCGCAGTACGCGCAGCATGACGCTCACCGAGGAAGGCCGGTACTTCCTGACCCGCAGCCGACACATTCTTGATGATGTGGCCTCGCTTCAGCACGAGCTGACGGCCCATCAGCACAGGCCCGAAGGCCACCTGCGCCTGAGCCTTCCCAATGCGCGTGCCCTCATGCTCCCCATTCTCAGCGACTTCACTCGTCTTTATCCGGAGATCACCCTTGATCTGGACTTCAACGACCGTGTGGTCGACCTCATTGATGAGAAATTTGATGCCGTGGTCCGTGCGGCCTGCCCGGCCGATTCACGCCTGGCCTCGCGACGTCTGGGGGCCTTCCATCTCTCGCTGGCAGGAGCCCCCGACTACTTTCACCGTCATGGCTATCCGGCAAATATCGAATCACTGCCCCGACATCGCTGCCTGCACTATCGCTATGCCAGCACCGGGCGACTGGAGCCCTGGCCTCTGGGAGAGGCCCTTCCCATGAGTCAACTGCCTGTGACCATGGTCTGCAACAGTCTGGATGCCAACCTTCAGTTTGCGCTCGACGGCCACGGCATTGCCTGCCTGCCCGATTTCGCCATTCACGATGCGCTTGCGGCAGGAAAGCTCGAGCGCGTCCTGCCGGACCAGACAGGACGCAGTGGCACCTTTCATATGCTCTGGCCGTCAAACCGCTATCTCACCTCCAGACTTCGGGTGCTGATCGACCACTTCAGTGCCCGACTTTCGGCGCCATCATTATCGCAGTGA
- the yghU gene encoding glutathione-dependent disulfide-bond oxidoreductase produces MSDQEYTPPKVWEPKESGGKFASINRPVAGPTHDKTLSVGKHPFQLYSLATPNGVKASIMLEELLALGHEGAEYDAWLINIGEGDQFGSGFVELNPNSKIPALADHTTEPPTRVFESGSILLYLAEKFGELLPSEHVARTETMNWLFWQMGSAPFLGGGFGHFYAYAPVKLEYPIDRYTMEAKRQLDVLDRHLADNAYMAGSEYTIADIAIWSWYGQLVLGRLYDAAEFLQVESYEHVVRWAKEIDARPAVQLGRMVNRTFGEPDTQLHERHDASDFDTKTQDKIGQS; encoded by the coding sequence ATGAGTGATCAGGAATATACGCCGCCGAAAGTCTGGGAACCGAAGGAAAGCGGTGGCAAGTTTGCCAGTATCAATCGTCCGGTCGCCGGGCCCACGCATGACAAGACACTATCGGTCGGCAAGCATCCGTTTCAGCTCTATTCGCTGGCCACACCCAACGGCGTGAAAGCCTCCATCATGCTTGAGGAGCTGCTGGCGCTCGGTCATGAGGGGGCCGAATACGATGCGTGGCTGATCAACATTGGCGAAGGCGATCAGTTCGGCAGCGGCTTTGTCGAACTCAACCCCAACTCCAAGATTCCGGCACTGGCCGACCACACCACCGAACCGCCCACACGGGTGTTCGAGTCCGGCTCGATTCTTTTGTATCTGGCCGAGAAGTTTGGCGAGCTGCTGCCGAGTGAGCACGTCGCGCGCACTGAAACCATGAACTGGCTGTTCTGGCAGATGGGCAGCGCGCCCTTCCTGGGGGGCGGTTTCGGGCACTTTTATGCCTATGCGCCGGTGAAGCTCGAATACCCGATCGACCGTTACACCATGGAAGCCAAGCGTCAGCTTGATGTGCTTGACCGCCATCTGGCTGATAACGCTTACATGGCCGGCAGTGAGTACACCATTGCCGATATCGCCATCTGGTCCTGGTATGGCCAGCTGGTGCTGGGCCGTTTGTACGATGCTGCCGAGTTCCTGCAGGTGGAAAGCTATGAGCACGTCGTGCGCTGGGCGAAAGAGATCGACGCTCGCCCGGCGGTACAGCTTGGCCGCATGGTCAATCGCACCTTCGGTGAGCCGGACACCCAGCTCCACGAACGCCACGATGCCAGCGACTTCGATACGAAGACGCAGGACAAAATCGGTCAGAGCTGA
- a CDS encoding aldo/keto reductase family oxidoreductase: MITIEGAGRYTLGEWQVCRMGYGAMQLAGPGVFGPPADPARARRVLQAAIESGVDHLDTSDFYGPHVTNQLIREALHPYPDQLHIVTKVSARRDEKGAWLPALSPEELTRAVEDNLRHLGLEALDVVNLRSMIDPHGPAEGSLEGPWTTLLELKARGLIRHLGLSNVTATQIREAQKSGDVACVQNQYNLVQRQDDALIDELAAQNISYVPFFPLGGFTPLQSDVLDEVAARIEATPMQVALAWLLQRSPNILLIPGTSTPSHLEENLDAANLVLPHAELAVLDRMSSKKEQDRPWSGHDV; this comes from the coding sequence ATGATCACCATTGAAGGGGCTGGACGCTATACGCTGGGCGAGTGGCAGGTCTGTCGCATGGGCTATGGCGCCATGCAGCTGGCAGGGCCCGGTGTCTTTGGCCCGCCAGCGGACCCGGCCAGGGCACGCCGAGTGCTTCAGGCCGCCATCGAGTCAGGCGTTGATCATCTCGACACGTCGGACTTTTACGGTCCACACGTCACCAATCAGCTGATTCGTGAGGCGCTGCATCCCTACCCGGATCAGCTGCATATCGTGACCAAGGTCAGCGCCCGTCGCGATGAGAAAGGCGCCTGGCTACCGGCGCTCTCGCCTGAAGAATTGACCCGCGCCGTGGAAGACAACCTGCGACACCTCGGGCTCGAAGCACTGGATGTGGTGAACCTTCGTAGCATGATCGATCCCCACGGTCCGGCGGAAGGATCGCTGGAGGGCCCCTGGACAACACTGCTGGAGCTGAAGGCACGCGGACTGATTCGCCATCTGGGACTGAGCAACGTCACCGCTACCCAGATACGAGAGGCACAAAAAAGCGGTGACGTGGCCTGTGTGCAGAACCAGTACAACCTGGTCCAGCGCCAGGATGATGCCCTGATCGATGAACTGGCCGCGCAGAACATCTCTTACGTGCCCTTCTTTCCGCTGGGCGGCTTCACACCGCTTCAATCGGACGTGCTGGATGAGGTTGCCGCGCGCATCGAGGCGACACCGATGCAGGTGGCGCTGGCCTGGCTGTTACAGCGCTCGCCCAATATTCTGCTGATACCGGGCACCTCGACACCTTCGCATCTTGAAGAGAACCTGGACGCCGCCAATCTGGTCCTCCCACACGCAGAGCTGGCCGTCCTGGATCGGATGTCCAGCAAGAAAGAGCAGGACCGCCCCTGGTCCGGCCATGATGTCTGA